In one window of Eleutherodactylus coqui strain aEleCoq1 chromosome 10, aEleCoq1.hap1, whole genome shotgun sequence DNA:
- the LRRC26 gene encoding leucine-rich repeat-containing protein 26 — MPSCLEVVICMTLIGLSRPQSSRCPDVCSCSSGVVDCYGRGLYFPPDNLEEGIHTLLLAYNKVTSLKSLSFHKYTNLSRLELHNNLISAIDPQAFKNLQNLSYLDLSSNQLTTLKPEVFKPLSSLKTLNLGNNQIAWLPGNVLEPLGNLTTLYLHNNVLTGLRVDILYHLPALTRLRLDGNPWVCTCDIQYLLCWMIDNAQKVYEKERTLCGVPKYLNQYPIMEIEKGSFDHCQSFFTLYEYLYFLLIGIALFLNSIILCLVTGSLVVFYERFLLKAQRKPQVYKKRTIRKRVSATNGHHLPVCRV; from the exons ATGCCGTCTTGTCTGGAGGTCGTCATCTGCATGACCCTTATTGGTCTGAGCCGTCCGCAGAGCTCCCGCTGTCCCGATGTCTGCAGTTGCTCTTCAGGAGTTGTAGACTGCTATGGAAGAGGGCTTTATTTCCCCCCAGACAATCTGGAGGAGGGCATCCATACATTGCTGCTCGCCTACAATAAAGTCACTTCTCTGAAGAGCTTATCATTCCATAAGTACACCAACCTTAGTCGTCTGGAGTTACACAACAACCTAATATCCGCCATTGACCCTCAAGCTTTCAAGAACCTTCAAAACCTCAGCTACTTGGATCTCAGCAGCAACCAGTTGACGACCCTAAAACCAGAGGTTTTCAAGCCGTTATCCAGTCTTAAAACATTAAACTTGGGAAACAACCAGATCGCCTGGCTGCCCGGGAATGTGCTGGAACCTCTCGGAAATCTTACCACCCTTTACTTACACAACAACGTCCTGACCGGCCTGAGGGTGGACATTTTATATCATCTGCCAGCCTTGACACGCTTGAGATTGGATGGGAACCCCTGGGTTTGCACTTGTGACATTCAGTATCTGTTGTGTTGGATGATAGACAATGCCCAGAAGGTTTATG AGAAAGAGCGAACTTTGTGTGGGGTCCCCAAGTATCTCAACCAGTATCCCATCATGGAGATTGAGAAGGGTTCGTTTGACCACTGCCAGAGCTTCTTCACGCTCTACGAGTACCTGTACTTCCTGCTCATCGGCATCGCGCTATTCCTGAATAGCATCATCCTCTGCCTGGTAACGGGGTCACTCGTTGTTTTCTACGAACGCTTCTTACTAAAAGCCCAACGAAAACCACAAGTGTATAAGAAACGGACCATCAGGAAACGGGTGAGCGCAACAAACGGCCACCATCTACCAGTGTGCCGTGTATGA